The following coding sequences lie in one Catenulispora sp. EB89 genomic window:
- a CDS encoding cytochrome P450, with protein sequence MPQLEAARRDQGDVVRLPHTPVCFADPEAAKAVLGNPDGLFREHSDFFHIRHGIFGPRQAQVDIARAGRVFLRERMAEVFAAVPEAVARSLVGVGSSVGAGIGVAETEWPDAGNRLVYDLTADLLVGRHRDPAQRALLNEIFERGVLAGARGRYSRRERARFRKRAFDGLAEAVRQSRRAGSGHPPGDLLDVVALSAGDQPDRDVAEVFISHVFALTGSVGFALGWSVLLTGGVAPESARHGWVVREALRMWPVAWLFGRTVAQDHELAGTRLRRDDDVIVCSYLVHRHPEHWPEPDAFRPERWADLTGPPAYLPFGWGPHSCTGAAIALELVERLLEEIFRYEVRVSARADRPDMGPALAPPLFRVRATARTSTC encoded by the coding sequence TTGCCTCAGCTGGAGGCCGCGCGGCGGGATCAGGGCGACGTGGTCCGCCTACCGCACACGCCGGTCTGTTTCGCGGACCCCGAAGCGGCCAAGGCGGTGCTCGGCAACCCGGACGGGCTGTTCCGTGAGCACTCTGACTTCTTCCACATCCGGCACGGGATCTTCGGACCGCGGCAGGCCCAGGTGGATATCGCTCGGGCCGGTCGGGTCTTCCTGCGCGAGCGGATGGCCGAGGTGTTCGCCGCGGTGCCTGAGGCGGTGGCCCGGAGTCTGGTCGGCGTCGGCAGCAGCGTCGGAGCTGGAATCGGAGTCGCAGAGACCGAGTGGCCAGACGCCGGGAATCGCCTGGTCTACGACCTGACGGCCGACCTGCTCGTGGGGCGGCACCGCGACCCGGCGCAGCGGGCACTGCTGAACGAGATCTTCGAACGCGGCGTGCTGGCCGGAGCGCGAGGCCGGTACTCGCGGCGGGAGCGGGCCCGGTTCCGGAAGCGGGCGTTCGACGGACTGGCCGAAGCGGTGCGGCAGAGCCGGCGCGCCGGCAGCGGACATCCGCCGGGCGACCTGTTGGACGTCGTCGCGCTGAGCGCCGGGGATCAGCCCGACCGCGACGTCGCGGAGGTCTTCATCTCGCACGTGTTCGCGCTCACCGGATCGGTGGGCTTCGCGCTGGGCTGGTCGGTGCTGCTCACCGGCGGCGTCGCGCCGGAGAGCGCGCGGCACGGCTGGGTGGTGCGGGAAGCGCTGCGGATGTGGCCGGTGGCGTGGCTGTTCGGACGGACGGTGGCCCAGGACCACGAACTCGCCGGGACCCGGCTGCGCCGCGACGACGACGTGATCGTGTGCAGCTACCTGGTGCACCGCCATCCGGAACACTGGCCCGAGCCCGACGCCTTCCGCCCGGAACGCTGGGCCGACCTGACCGGACCGCCCGCGTACCTGCCCTTCGGCTGGGGCCCGCACAGCTGCACCGGTGCGGCGATCGCGCTGGAGCTGGTCGAGCGGCTGCTCGAGGAGATCTTCCGCTACGAGGTTCGCGTGAGCGCCCGCGCCGACCGGCCCGACATGGGCCCGGCCCTGGCGCCGCCCCTGTTCCGCGTCCGGGCGACCGCCCGAACGTCTACCTGCTGA
- a CDS encoding nuclear transport factor 2 family protein: MSASTIDTIKQVYKAFETRDFGVIGEVFDPDVEIRQSELLPWGGQFKGHEGAVEFFTGLLGHIDPQLTVERIMDAGDRVVEIGRSIGSTVAGGVRFDVPELHIWQIRAGKVTSMEIYIDVPAMLKALG; the protein is encoded by the coding sequence GTGTCCGCGAGCACCATCGACACTATCAAGCAGGTTTACAAGGCGTTCGAGACGCGTGACTTCGGCGTGATCGGCGAGGTCTTCGACCCCGACGTGGAGATCCGCCAGTCGGAGCTGCTGCCCTGGGGCGGGCAGTTCAAGGGACACGAGGGCGCGGTCGAGTTCTTCACCGGCCTGCTGGGCCACATCGACCCGCAGCTGACCGTCGAACGAATCATGGACGCGGGCGACCGGGTCGTCGAGATCGGGCGCAGCATCGGGTCCACCGTCGCCGGCGGCGTGCGTTTCGACGTTCCCGAGTTGCACATCTGGCAGATCCGTGCGGGCAAGGTCACGAGCATGGAGATCTACATCGACGTCCCGGCGATGCTGAAGGCGCTCGGCTGA